Genomic DNA from Paucilactobacillus hokkaidonensis JCM 18461:
CCGACCTAGTAAGGCCGAAACTTCTGATCCAGCTTGCGTGAACCGATAAATGTTATCAATAAATAACAACACATCTTGGCCCTTAACATCACGGAAATATTCCGCAATTGTCAAGCCAGTCAAAGCAACCCGCATCCGGGCACCAGGTGGCTCGTTCATCTGCCCATACACCATGGCAGTTTTCTCGAGCACTCCCGAGGCTTTCATTTCAAAGTACATATCGTTTCCTTCACGAGTTCGTTCACCGACACCCGTAAAGACAGAGATACCATTGTGTCCCTGCGCTATATTATGGATTAGTTCTTGGATTAACACAGTCTTTCCAACACCGGCACCACCGAACAAACCAACTTTTCCACCTCGAACATATGGAGCCAGTAAATCAATAACTTTGATTCCTGTTTCCAAGATTTCAGTACTGTTGCTTAGTTCATCATAATTAGGAGCTTCTCGGTGAATTGGATCGCGTTGTGCATCCGGACCGAACTCTGCGCCACCATCAATAGGTTCACCTAAAACGTTAAATACCCGACCAAGGGTGTCTTCACCCACAGGAACGCTAATTGAAGCTTCTGTGTTCTCAACATCCATTCCACGCTGTAAGCCATCAGTTCCATCCATGGCAATCGTTCGAACTACTCCGTCACCCAATTCAAGGGCAACTTCAACAGTCAAACTGTTTCCATCAGCTAATTTAACTTTTAGCGCTGTATTAATATCAGGTAAGTTACCATCTAAGGGGAATTCAACATCGACGACAGGTCCGATAACTTGTACAACTTTACCAGAACTCATTTTGTTGTGTCCTCCTATCTCGTAAGATTTATTCAACAGCCGTCATACCACCAGTGATTTCAGTAATCTCAGTGGTAATCACAGCCTGACGCGCACGATTATATTGTAATTCCAAAGCTGAAATAATATCGCTTGCATTGTCCGAAGCCGATCGCATTGCATTAGAACTCGATGCATGCTCAGATGTTTTAGCATCCAAAATCGCTCCGTAGACCAAACTTTCAGCATATTGTGGCAATACAACTGAAAGAATGTCATCTTCTGAAGGTTCAAATTCATATTCTGGATTAATTTGAGGTTTTTGCGTTTCAGTAGAAACGGTTTCCTCAAGTGTATCTTCAGAAATTGGTAACATTTGAATAGTCTTCACTTTTGATGAAATTCGGTTCACAAAATGACTATATGAAACATATAACTCATCAAAAATATCATTACTATACATATCAGTGACCGTTTTAACAATCTCTCTAACTTCATTAAATGTTGGTACATCACTAACACCAGTATATTCATACGCCACGTTCATTCCACGTTTAGTAAAAAATTCAGTCCCAGTATTACCAACAGTCAGAAAAACACTGTTTTCAGCAGTGAGATTATGTTCACGCATAAAATCTAGCGTGGCTTTAATCACATTACTATTATAACTACCAACCAATCCACGATCAGAGGTAATTACTAAAACACCAGTTTTTTGGACCGGCCGTTTTTCTAGAAGCGGAGAAATTGCCGAACTATCGCCAGCAGAAGTTGACCCAATAATATGAGATTGTGCAAGATGGGCCACAACTTGTTCTACCTTAGCTGCATACACCTGATAAGTCTTCGTGTGACGTTGGATCTGGTTCAATTTTGAAGTTGAAACCATTTGCATCGCAGTCGTAATTTGATGCATGTTTTTAGTAGACGCAATCTTATGTTTAACGCTTGCAAGTGAAGCTGGCACTTAATCTCACCGTCCCTTCCTACTGGTCAATCTTATTTACTAGCATCATTAGTTGTTTGCTTTTTTTCAGTTGGTTGGAAGGTAGCAGCAAAATCCTTGATAGCTTGATCTAAGCTATCGCCTTCTGGCAATTGTGATGTTTCTTTGATTTGATCAAACAAATCCTGATGACTAGCAGAAAAGAAAGCAAACAATTCACTTTCAAATCGTAGAATGTCATCAACAGCAACATCATCAAGATAACCATGTGTCAAAGCGTACAAAATCACAACCTGTTGAGAAACAGATTCTGGTTGATGCAACCCTTGCTTCAACACTTCAACTGTCCGCCGACCACGATTTAGTTTAGCCTGTGTGGCTTCATCCAAATCTGAACCGAACTGGGCAAACGAAGCTAATTCGCTATAAGAAGCCAAATCAAGTCGTAAAGTACCTGCAACCTTTTTCATTGCCTTAACTTGGGCATCCCCACCAACACGCGAAACAGATGTACCAGCATCAATAGCTGGACGTGTTCCGGCATAGAATAAATCAGAATCCAAAAAGATTTGACCATCTGTGATAGAAATAACGTTAGTTGGAATATAGGCGGAAACATCCCCCGCTTGCGTCTGAATAACTGGTAAGGCAGTCATTGAACCACCACCCAATTCATCAGACAACTTAGCTGCACGCTCTAATAAACGAGAATGCGTATAGAAAATATCACCAGGATAAGCTTCACGACCAGGTGGCCGACGAAGAACCAATGAAAGTTCACGATAGGCATCAGCTTGTTTTGAAAGATCATCATAGACAATCAAAACATGCTTGCCATTATACATGAATTCTTCCCCCATTGCTGCACCAGCATATGGAGCAATCCATAGCAGTGGAGCAGGATCAGAAGGACCAGCAGAGACTACAATCGTGTAGTCCAATGCACCATAACGACGCAATGTTTCTACTTGATTACGAACTGTTGATTCCTTTTGACCAATTGCGACATAGATACAGATCATATTTTCATTTTTTTGGTTAATGATTGCATCCATTGCAATTGATGTTTTACCAGTCTTACGATCACCAATGATCAACTCACGTTGGCCACGGCCAATCGGAACTAGCGCATCAATCGCTTTAATTCCTGTTTGTA
This window encodes:
- the atpD gene encoding F0F1 ATP synthase subunit beta is translated as MSSGKVVQVIGPVVDVEFPLDGNLPDINTALKVKLADGNSLTVEVALELGDGVVRTIAMDGTDGLQRGMDVENTEASISVPVGEDTLGRVFNVLGEPIDGGAEFGPDAQRDPIHREAPNYDELSNSTEILETGIKVIDLLAPYVRGGKVGLFGGAGVGKTVLIQELIHNIAQGHNGISVFTGVGERTREGNDMYFEMKASGVLEKTAMVYGQMNEPPGARMRVALTGLTIAEYFRDVKGQDVLLFIDNIYRFTQAGSEVSALLGRIPSAVGYQPTLATEMGQLQERITSTKKGSITSIQAVYVPADDYTDPAPATTFAHLDATTNLERSLTQQGIYPAVDPLASTSTALTPEIVGQEHYDVATEVQHVLQRYRELQDIISILGMDELSDDEKTVVARARRIQFFLSQSFSVAEQFTGLPGKYVPLKDTVRGFKEILDGKYDDIPEDAFRSVGPIEDVVEKAKQMQTN
- a CDS encoding F0F1 ATP synthase subunit gamma encodes the protein MPASLASVKHKIASTKNMHQITTAMQMVSTSKLNQIQRHTKTYQVYAAKVEQVVAHLAQSHIIGSTSAGDSSAISPLLEKRPVQKTGVLVITSDRGLVGSYNSNVIKATLDFMREHNLTAENSVFLTVGNTGTEFFTKRGMNVAYEYTGVSDVPTFNEVREIVKTVTDMYSNDIFDELYVSYSHFVNRISSKVKTIQMLPISEDTLEETVSTETQKPQINPEYEFEPSEDDILSVVLPQYAESLVYGAILDAKTSEHASSSNAMRSASDNASDIISALELQYNRARQAVITTEITEITGGMTAVE
- the atpA gene encoding F0F1 ATP synthase subunit alpha → MSIKAEEISSLIKQQLANYQDQLSVEETGTVTYVGDGIARAHGLDNAMAGELLEFDSGVYGMVQNLESNDVGIVVLGEFGGIREGDSVKRTGRIMEVPVGDALLGRVVDPLGRPIDGLGEVKTENTRPIEKKAPGVMQRQGVFEPLQTGIKAIDALVPIGRGQRELIIGDRKTGKTSIAMDAIINQKNENMICIYVAIGQKESTVRNQVETLRRYGALDYTIVVSAGPSDPAPLLWIAPYAGAAMGEEFMYNGKHVLIVYDDLSKQADAYRELSLVLRRPPGREAYPGDIFYTHSRLLERAAKLSDELGGGSMTALPVIQTQAGDVSAYIPTNVISITDGQIFLDSDLFYAGTRPAIDAGTSVSRVGGDAQVKAMKKVAGTLRLDLASYSELASFAQFGSDLDEATQAKLNRGRRTVEVLKQGLHQPESVSQQVVILYALTHGYLDDVAVDDILRFESELFAFFSASHQDLFDQIKETSQLPEGDSLDQAIKDFAATFQPTEKKQTTNDASK